The Nitrospira sp. sequence AGTCATTCCGTCACGGTGGTGTTGGACGTCGTCTTTACCGCTGTCTTCCTCACGGTGATGTGGTTTTACAGCTCGACGCTCACGCTCGTCGTGATGGCTTCACTCCCGATCTATGCATTGTTGTCCGTAGCGATCACCCCGGCGATACGCACGCGCTTGCACGAAAAGTTCAATCGCGGGGCGGAGAATCAGGCGTTCCTTGTCGAGACGGTCAGCGGGATTCAGACCGTGAAGGCCATGGCCGTCGAGCCGCCGCTGTTACGCAAATGGGAAGAGCAGCTGGCCGGTTATGTGAAGGCGAGTTTTCGGGCCACGAGCTTGATTACGATAACCGGCCAATCAGCGACCTGTGTTCAAAAGGTGACGATGGTGGCCGTACTGTGGGTAGGTGCCTATCGTGTGATCGAGGGTGACCTCAGCATCGGGCAATTGATCGCATTCAACATGCTCTCATCACAGGTCACCGGCCCGCTCCTCCGCCTGGTGAATCTTTGGCAGGAATTTCAACAAGTGGGTATTTCGGTGCAGCGGTTGGGCGATGTGCTCAATGCCCAGCCCGAGCCCTCATATAATCCGAACCGAACCACGCTCCCGCAGGTCCGAGGGCAGGTGCGATTTGAAGAGGTGACATTTCGCTATCGGTCTGACGGTCCGGAGGTGATTCGCAAGGTGTCGTTTGCCGTTGAGCCGGGTCAGGTGATCGGCATCGTCGGACGTTCAGGATCCGGAAAGAGCACCATCGCCAAATTGGTTCAGCGGCTTTATGTGCCTGAGCGAGGGTGCATCTTGGTGGATGGAGTGGATCTGGCTCAGGTCGATCCGGCATGGCTCCGCAGACAAGTAGGAGTCGTGCTGCAAGAGAATTTCCTGTTCAACGCCTCGGTACGAGACAACATTGCCCTGACGGATCCCGGCTTGGCGATAGAGCGGGTGATGCAGGCCGCGAAACTGGCCGGAGCCCACGAATTCATCCTGGAATTGGTGGACGGGTACGATACCGTGATCGGAGAGCATGGATGCACGTTGTCGGGAGGGCAGCGCCAGCGGATTGCCCTTGCGAGGGCCTTGGTGGCGAACCCCAGGATTCTCATATTGGATGAGGCCACCAGTGCCCTCGACTACGAGTCAGAGGCCGTGATCCAGCGGAACATGACACAGATCTGTAAGGAACGCACAGTCTTCATCATCGCGCATCGACTGAGCACGGTGCGGCCTGCCCATCGTATCTATGTCGTCGATCGCGGAGAGATTGTTGAGCAGGGGTCGCATAACGACCTCCTCCGTACCGGCGGGTGTTATGCGAAACTGTATGCGTATCAAGTCGGTACAGAAGAAGCCGTAGGGTGAGGTAGGCGATAGGATGGCATTCGGGGCATTGGCTCGACATTGGACCGTGTGGAAGGCGGCCTGGCAAGTGGAATCGAGCCGGCCCGTCGGAGCTGCTCCCCGTGGACACGCCACAGAATTCTTACCGGCGGTGTTGGAAATTCAACAGGCGCCGCCATCACCGGTCGGTCGGGCCATTCTCTGGACGATCCTCGCGGCCTTCACGGGCGGGGTGTCGTGGACCATGTTCGGATGGATCGACATCGTGGCGACAGCGCAAGGGAAGATCATTCCTAGCGGCTACTCAAAGATCATCCAGCCATATGAAACCGGAGTCATCGCCTCCATTCATGTACAGGATGGACAAGCCGTCAAGCAGGGCGATGTGTTGATCGATCTCGATTCGACTCTCAATCGAGCCGATCTCGATCGGACGCTTAACGAATACCGCGCGGCAAAAGTGGAGGCGGCTCGGTTGCGGGCACTGATTCGGAACCAGGACACCTTTGAAGTGCCGCCCGATTCTGATGCAGCCTCCGTGGTGTTGCAGCAGCAATTGCTACGGGATCAACTGGCGGAATATCAGGCCAAGGTCGCGGCTGCGCAGCATCTGGTGGATCAGCGCCAGGCTGCGGTTGAGCAAACCAACGAGAACATTCTCCGTTTGGAAGCCACTGTTCCGATGGAGAGTGAACGTGCCGAGGCCTACAAGAAACTATTCGATCGTGGGGCAGCAACCAAGATGGACTTCCTGCAGGCCGAAGGCCAACGTATCGATAAGGCGCAGGAACTCGCAGGGCAAAAAAGGAAACTCCAGCAAGACCGGGCCGCGCTCGGCGAGGCCGAGACTCACTATCGAGCCATGGTGTCGGAATTCCAGCAGACGAAACAGGCGGAACTATCGGCACTCGAAACCAAGGCTGCGTCGCTCGCGCAAGAGGTGACGAAGGCCGACCAAAGGACCGACTTGCAGCGGCTCATCGCGCCGATTGCCGGCGTTGTGCAGCAATTGGCGGTGCATACGGTCGGGGGAGTCGTGACGTCTGCCCAGCAGTTGCTGATCATCGTACCGCAGGACCATCCGGTCGAGGTGGAGGCGCAGGTCGAGAACAAAGATGTGGGGTTCGTGCGGGAGGGGCAGCCGGTCGAAATCAAGGTGGAAACATTTCAGTTCACCCTCTATGGCACGATTCCAGGTTGCGTGGTGACGGTTTCTGATGATGCGGTCCTCATCGAAAAGGTGGGTCTGGTCTATCCAACCAGGGTCAGTATGGATCGAG is a genomic window containing:
- a CDS encoding type I secretion system permease/ATPase, with the translated sequence MSAQAARVLPQAPDSPILTQSRIPTDTGLTCLLILARLHDLPADGSQLRHQFAQSGQVLSDTDLLRAAKHLGMKAGLVKTQWSKLQGTPLPAMAKLVDGGYLVLAKVGAEKVLIHNPVEARPLVISREQFEVIWTGELLLFTKRAEARLKDLKFDFTWFIPSIVKYRTFFGEVLVASFFLQLFALLTPLFTQVVIDKVLVHKGFTTLHVLAFGMIALAVFEALLGGFRTYLFSHTTNRIDVSLGAQLFRHILALPLSYFEARRVGDMVARVRELEQIRQFLTSHSVTVVLDVVFTAVFLTVMWFYSSTLTLVVMASLPIYALLSVAITPAIRTRLHEKFNRGAENQAFLVETVSGIQTVKAMAVEPPLLRKWEEQLAGYVKASFRATSLITITGQSATCVQKVTMVAVLWVGAYRVIEGDLSIGQLIAFNMLSSQVTGPLLRLVNLWQEFQQVGISVQRLGDVLNAQPEPSYNPNRTTLPQVRGQVRFEEVTFRYRSDGPEVIRKVSFAVEPGQVIGIVGRSGSGKSTIAKLVQRLYVPERGCILVDGVDLAQVDPAWLRRQVGVVLQENFLFNASVRDNIALTDPGLAIERVMQAAKLAGAHEFILELVDGYDTVIGEHGCTLSGGQRQRIALARALVANPRILILDEATSALDYESEAVIQRNMTQICKERTVFIIAHRLSTVRPAHRIYVVDRGEIVEQGSHNDLLRTGGCYAKLYAYQVGTEEAVG
- a CDS encoding HlyD family type I secretion periplasmic adaptor subunit; the encoded protein is MAFGALARHWTVWKAAWQVESSRPVGAAPRGHATEFLPAVLEIQQAPPSPVGRAILWTILAAFTGGVSWTMFGWIDIVATAQGKIIPSGYSKIIQPYETGVIASIHVQDGQAVKQGDVLIDLDSTLNRADLDRTLNEYRAAKVEAARLRALIRNQDTFEVPPDSDAASVVLQQQLLRDQLAEYQAKVAAAQHLVDQRQAAVEQTNENILRLEATVPMESERAEAYKKLFDRGAATKMDFLQAEGQRIDKAQELAGQKRKLQQDRAALGEAETHYRAMVSEFQQTKQAELSALETKAASLAQEVTKADQRTDLQRLIAPIAGVVQQLAVHTVGGVVTSAQQLLIIVPQDHPVEVEAQVENKDVGFVREGQPVEIKVETFQFTLYGTIPGCVVTVSDDAVLIEKVGLVYPTRVSMDRGTIQVEGKPVNLSPGMAVTVEIKTGQRRIIEYLLSPLLKSMKESLRER